acgcgctatctcagagtcggAAACGCTCCTTGGGCTGGTTTCCGCTGCAGGCCTGTATCCCACCGCTGGCACCAACTGCGCCCTGACCGGCCCTTTTCTGGGCACGCCCACCCCAGGGTCGATGGCTCCACCCAACCACCTCCGTTCTGTTGGTCGCCGGCCAGCCACGTATCTGCCGGGCAAGTTCTTGTCACCGATGACGACGCCCCAGAGGACGGGGTGGCCCGGGTCCACAGACTCGGCACTATGGCCTGGCTTTTAAACTGCCCCTTGGGGGAACCCTGCAGCGTGCCAGGCTGGGTCCCACCGAGCCAGACCCCTGGGTGAGACTCTGATCCAGATCGCAGCAGGACGCAGGCTCCTGGGATAGCCCCCCAGGACCCGGGCCCGGAGTGCTCGCCGCCccagatttgtgtgtggacggaagTGCGGGGGAGGGCGGGCTAGGTCTCAAACCAGAGTCAGCGCCCATGCCATCTCCGGAGAGCTTCCCTCTTAACCCAGCTGCCTGGCCTTTTGGTCCTCCGGCTCAGGGACCTTCCTCGGTTTCCCTGCAGAGCagtgggggcgggcggggaggaAAGCTCTCGGCGGCAGGTGGCTTGGTGGGGTTGGCTGCCCCGTGTCTCTTCCAGCACCTCTGCTCCCCACTGGGATGCTCGGGGCACAGCAAGGCAGAGcccagagggaaactgaggtgcactTAGGCCTCCTTACATGTGGTCCCTTCCCTGCGGAGAATCGTGTTGACTGCGGGGTGGGCGGgactggaggggcggggggtctcAGGGAGGGGGGCTCTGTGTGACGGGGAGGGCGCTGTCCCtactctgggctggggcctggagggGGGGGATCCCATGCcggcacttccccctcccccctgctagCTTCGATCAAGCGCACCCCGGTTGCCCTTTGCTCCGGGCTGCGGTTATCAGGAGCCTGATAACGGGGCCTTATCGGCCTGATGCCAGTGACGCAGCGACCCGGGAGGGGCCTGGGGAACTGCCTGACACTGGATGGGCCCGTGGGACTGATGGTGGGGGGGGGCGTTATGGGCTGCTGGTTTTGAcgtgtcccccccgccccccatttcaGGTTCTCTGCCCCGGGCTCTCGGCCATCCGCGCCGGGGGGAAGGGCTGCTGTGGAGTCGGATGCTGCGGGAACCGGTGCCGGGTacggaccccccctcccccttgaaCCCTCCTTcctggggcgggtggggggcaggggagggtctgGGGGATAGTGTGGGGACTGTAAGGGATGAGgtgggggaggctgtggggagggggcgggggggtcgcttcctgccctcaccccaccccgtTTCCCCCCACAGATGCTGCGCTCCGTGTTCTGCTCGCTGTGGGGCGTCCTGGGGGGGTTTTACTGCCTGGTCGTGTCCGCCACTGGCCTGGCCAATGGGCCCCTCTGCGAGGACTCTGAGGGGACATGGGGGTCGCCCTTCCAGGACATCAGGTAAGGAGGGGGGGGCCTGCCCCATCCCATAATAACCCCGGGGAGCCCCGGGAGCTGGGAGCCCCACAGCCTGACCCCCAGAACCCtaaccccctcccagccccccacaatCCTAACCCTGACCTGCCCAGCCCCGCAAATCCCTAGCCCCCCAACTTCcatccccagcccccttacctcAGTCTGactcctgccccttccaccgTTCTCAGAaatcctgccccccctcccttgatccaggtccccccaccccatagaCCCAGGCCTGGCCCccaagccttcccccccccccgggcaatGTGCACCCCTTCCCTcactcccccctcaccccagggCCAACAGGAACAccctggggaaaccgaggcag
The genomic region above belongs to Lepidochelys kempii isolate rLepKem1 chromosome 28, rLepKem1.hap2, whole genome shotgun sequence and contains:
- the LOC140904131 gene encoding transmembrane 4 L6 family member 5-like; amino-acid sequence: PVSHRWHQLRPDRPFSGHAHPRVDGSTQPPPFCWSPASHVSAGQVLVTDDDAPEDGVARVLCPGLSAIRAGGKGCCGVGCCGNRCRMLRSVFCSLWGVLGGFYCLVVSATGLANGPLCEDSEGTWGSPFQDISENYLANRTLWGLCVNPPRGVLWHVVLFSITLGLGALELALCAVQVVNGLLGTLCGDCRKPAERQGEGL